TGGAGTGTATCTACATGAAGATCCAGACTCCGGCCATGTTCTGTTTTCCATTCGCTATTGATACTGTCACTACCGTGGCAGGAAAGGCATGACTCATTGTCTGTTTTAGCATGAGCTCTTAATTCTCGGGCTTTTTCCTTGAAGCCATCTGACTCCGGAGTACCGGCCTGAGTATTAAAAGCCGTCAGCAGAACAAACACCACCACGCCAAATGTTTTACTTATTAATTTGAACATTGGTTACCTCAGATGCGGTTATGGTGTTTTAAAGCCAAACTGGTGACAGTCACTACAAACAGATTTTGATTTGCCGTGTTCAATATGGCATGAATCACATGGCAGCTCAGTTTCCCAGTGCGGAGAGTTGTGCGGGTTAGGCTCCATCTCCTGAGTCAGTTTTGCCACATCTTCCGGGCTACCATGGCAGTTAGCACAGTTTGAGGTATCAGCAGGTGTTACCGGCTCGCTTGAACCATGACAAAGCGCGCAGCTTTTGCCGTTCTGATGAACCTTTTTGTGATAACCCTTTACCGGTACCTTGCCGTATATCTGGTCATCCAGAAAATCAAGAAGGCTCTGATGTGCTGCATTTTCTTCCAGCGCTTTGTCCGCTGTGGTTTGTGTGCTTTCTGCATAAGCGTTCGATGCCAGACCTAAAATCAGAGCGAATGCAAAAAGCGGCTTTAAGAATTGATTTATGTATTTCATTATTCGTATTCCCAACAGAAGAAAGTTAAACCGGCTTATTAGCAGCAACGCTGTTTCCGGCAATACGTCCCATAACTAATCCGTCCGTTATTGCACAACTGCCAAGACGGCTGGCACCGTGTGGACCACCGGTTACTTCACCGGCGGCATAAAGCCCTGGAATAGGTTCAAAGGTTGCAGAGTGCAGAACCTGAGTTGTCAC
This genomic stretch from Vibrio sp. JC009 harbors:
- a CDS encoding cytochrome c3 family protein: MKYINQFLKPLFAFALILGLASNAYAESTQTTADKALEENAAHQSLLDFLDDQIYGKVPVKGYHKKVHQNGKSCALCHGSSEPVTPADTSNCANCHGSPEDVAKLTQEMEPNPHNSPHWETELPCDSCHIEHGKSKSVCSDCHQFGFKTP